In the genome of Aureimonas sp. OT7, one region contains:
- a CDS encoding DeoR/GlpR family DNA-binding transcription regulator yields MSEGGLMWPHERHSKILELLNEEKRISTQRLAGVLDVSRETVRRDLAELEQEGVLRRVHGGAVAPERTVEPERVFAERLQAHAEEKRAIGEVACEIIPRGATLFIDAGTTTLAFATQITRRGDVNIITNSLDIARLAERGPGCDILLLGGRPHITVPATYGETTVLEIGRYLVDYAVISPVGLHPVRGVTYYEMHEADVARSMIRQARKVMLLCQSGKVGVESRVSVGRLDDIDHLVTDGGSELQIALANGRIHSSRR; encoded by the coding sequence GTGAGTGAGGGCGGGTTGATGTGGCCGCATGAGCGCCACTCGAAGATTCTGGAACTCCTGAACGAAGAGAAGCGCATCTCGACGCAACGGCTGGCCGGCGTTCTGGATGTCTCGCGGGAGACGGTCCGGCGCGACCTTGCCGAGCTGGAGCAGGAAGGGGTCCTGAGGCGGGTGCATGGCGGCGCCGTGGCGCCCGAGCGCACGGTGGAGCCGGAGCGCGTCTTTGCCGAACGCCTGCAGGCCCACGCGGAAGAAAAGCGTGCCATCGGCGAGGTCGCATGCGAGATCATCCCGCGCGGTGCGACATTGTTCATCGATGCCGGCACCACGACGCTGGCCTTCGCCACGCAGATCACGCGCCGCGGCGACGTCAACATCATCACCAACTCACTCGATATCGCACGGCTTGCGGAAAGGGGGCCGGGTTGCGACATCCTGCTGCTCGGCGGCCGTCCTCATATCACGGTTCCGGCGACATACGGCGAAACGACGGTTCTGGAGATCGGGCGCTATCTCGTGGATTACGCCGTGATTTCGCCCGTCGGCCTGCATCCGGTGCGCGGCGTGACCTACTATGAAATGCACGAAGCCGATGTCGCGCGCAGCATGATCCGGCAAGCACGCAAGGTGATGCTGCTCTGCCAGTCGGGCAAGGTTGGCGTGGAAAGCCGGGTCTCGGTCGGCCGGCTCGACGATATCGACCATCTCGTGACGGATGGCGGCAGCGAGCTCCAGATCGCGCTGGCGAACGGTCGCATCCATTCGTCCAGGCGCTGA
- a CDS encoding N-formylglutamate amidohydrolase, with the protein MTITANDVPYFETSAGPCPAFEVLGPSRQTVPLVFCSPHSGRAYPADFIALSRLKGDAVRRSEDLFVDRLFDFVPEIGAPLLVARFPRAYLDLNREPYELDPAMFDGALPAHVNAVSPRVAGGLGTIPRIVAERQEIYNGRLSAAEGLGRISRIYFPFHRQLEQLVEATVQRFGMAVLVDCHSMPSSVRPLPGNRRPDMVVGDRFGTSADARYVAAAIAELRGLGYDVVRNKPYAGGYITEHYGRPRNNVHAIQIEISRGLYADEAAFAPSDGFAPMHENLRRFVEAFAGDLAAEASRPAAAE; encoded by the coding sequence ATGACGATCACGGCAAATGACGTGCCTTACTTCGAAACCTCTGCGGGGCCGTGCCCGGCGTTCGAGGTTCTTGGGCCGTCGCGCCAGACCGTGCCGCTTGTCTTCTGCTCGCCCCACAGCGGCAGGGCCTACCCCGCCGACTTCATCGCCCTGTCGCGGTTGAAGGGCGATGCCGTCCGCCGCTCCGAAGACCTTTTCGTCGACCGTCTCTTCGACTTCGTACCCGAGATCGGCGCGCCGCTGCTGGTGGCGCGGTTCCCGCGCGCCTACCTCGACCTCAACCGCGAGCCCTACGAGCTCGATCCGGCCATGTTCGACGGCGCGCTGCCGGCCCATGTCAACGCGGTGTCCCCCCGCGTCGCGGGTGGGCTCGGCACGATTCCGCGCATCGTCGCCGAGCGACAGGAAATCTACAATGGCCGCCTGTCGGCAGCCGAGGGTCTCGGCCGCATATCGCGGATCTACTTCCCCTTCCATCGCCAGCTCGAGCAGCTCGTGGAAGCGACGGTGCAGCGGTTCGGCATGGCGGTGCTGGTGGATTGTCATTCCATGCCATCCTCCGTCCGGCCGCTTCCCGGTAACCGCCGCCCGGACATGGTTGTCGGCGATCGCTTCGGCACCAGCGCCGATGCGCGCTACGTCGCCGCGGCCATCGCAGAGCTGCGTGGCCTCGGCTACGATGTCGTGCGTAACAAGCCCTATGCCGGCGGCTACATAACCGAGCATTACGGCAGGCCGCGCAACAACGTCCATGCCATCCAGATCGAGATCAGCCGCGGCCTCTACGCCGACGAGGCTGCCTTCGCGCCGTCGGACGGCTTTGCCCCCATGCACGAAAATCTCCGCCGCTTCGTGGAAGCCTTCGCCGGCGATCTTGCGGCCGAGGCGTCGCGGCCGGCCGCAGCGGAATAG
- a CDS encoding protein adenylyltransferase SelO: MTRHFAFDNSYARLGPSFHRRTHPTVVDRPRLLLLNRPLAEELGLDPEAFATDEGTRILAGNEIPEGAEPLAAAYAGHQFGNFVPQLGDGRAILLGEVVDRNGHRRDIQLKGSGPTPFSRSGDGRAALGPVLREYLVSEAMAALNVPTTRALAAVATGEAVYRDEVLPGAVLTRVASSHVRVGTFQFFAARGDQESVRRLADYVIARHDPGAAEATNPYQALLEGVCRRQARLVAQWMQVGFVHGVMNTDNMSISGETIDYGPCAFMDAYDPATVFSSIDRTGRYAYANQPMIAKWNLARLAECLLPLFDAGPDAAVEEAYRILDGFTQTFKSAYLSGFGAKLGLQTQRDGDAALIESLLERMAQQRADFTLTFRRLGPAAESTDAFEAVAALFDDPAVFIDWAEGWRARLDQEPMEPGARRHAMDRVNPAIIPRNHLVETVLAAAGEGDLKPFEDLSRALSAPYQASPDHEAAPPPPAQPYRTFCGT; the protein is encoded by the coding sequence ATGACCCGACATTTTGCCTTCGATAACAGCTATGCCCGGCTGGGGCCCTCCTTCCACCGCCGGACGCATCCGACGGTCGTCGACCGGCCCCGGCTCCTGCTGTTGAACCGCCCGCTTGCCGAAGAACTGGGCCTGGACCCCGAAGCCTTCGCGACGGACGAAGGCACGCGCATCCTTGCCGGCAACGAAATTCCCGAAGGCGCGGAACCGCTTGCTGCAGCCTATGCGGGGCACCAGTTCGGCAATTTCGTTCCGCAACTCGGCGATGGGCGGGCGATCCTTCTCGGGGAAGTTGTCGATCGCAACGGACATCGCCGCGACATCCAGCTGAAGGGATCCGGCCCCACGCCCTTTTCGCGAAGCGGCGACGGGCGCGCGGCCCTTGGCCCGGTCTTGCGCGAGTATCTCGTCAGCGAGGCCATGGCCGCACTCAACGTGCCGACCACCCGCGCCCTTGCGGCCGTTGCCACCGGGGAGGCCGTGTACCGGGACGAGGTCCTGCCGGGTGCGGTGCTGACACGCGTCGCATCCAGCCATGTGCGCGTCGGCACGTTCCAGTTCTTCGCAGCCCGTGGGGACCAGGAGTCCGTTCGCCGCCTTGCGGACTACGTCATTGCCCGCCACGATCCCGGGGCGGCAGAGGCGACGAACCCCTATCAGGCCCTGCTGGAAGGCGTCTGCCGGCGTCAGGCCCGGCTGGTGGCGCAGTGGATGCAGGTCGGCTTCGTGCATGGCGTCATGAACACCGACAACATGTCGATCTCCGGCGAGACCATCGACTACGGGCCTTGCGCGTTCATGGATGCTTACGACCCGGCCACGGTCTTCTCATCCATCGACCGCACCGGACGCTATGCCTACGCCAACCAGCCGATGATCGCGAAATGGAATCTGGCGCGTCTGGCCGAATGCCTGCTTCCGCTGTTCGACGCCGGCCCGGATGCTGCCGTCGAAGAGGCCTATCGCATTCTGGACGGGTTCACGCAGACGTTCAAATCGGCCTATCTTTCAGGCTTCGGCGCGAAACTGGGCCTGCAAACCCAGCGTGACGGTGACGCGGCCCTGATCGAGTCGCTTCTGGAGCGGATGGCGCAGCAGCGGGCGGACTTCACCCTGACGTTCCGGCGGCTCGGCCCCGCCGCCGAGAGCACCGACGCGTTCGAAGCTGTCGCCGCCCTGTTCGACGATCCCGCCGTCTTCATCGACTGGGCTGAGGGTTGGCGTGCGCGCCTCGATCAAGAGCCGATGGAGCCGGGAGCGCGCCGGCATGCAATGGACCGCGTGAACCCGGCGATCATACCACGCAATCATCTTGTGGAAACCGTCCTGGCCGCGGCAGGCGAAGGCGATCTCAAACCCTTCGAAGACCTCTCCCGCGCGTTGTCCGCGCCTTACCAGGCAAGCCCCGATCACGAGGCCGCCCCGCCGCCTCCCGCGCAGCCATACCGGACATTCTGCGGCACATAG
- a CDS encoding Hsp20 family protein, with protein MRNVDFAPLYRSTVGFDRLFKMLDTAGGVDNSQSYPPYNIERTGDNAYRITMAVAGFEDSELSIESRENVLTVQGERSEPEGEANRFLHRGIAGRAFERRFQLAEHVEVKGATLKNGLLHIDLVRIIPEAMKPRRIEIAIADNANAKSLEANAA; from the coding sequence ATGCGTAACGTTGATTTTGCCCCGCTGTATCGTTCCACCGTCGGCTTCGACCGCCTGTTCAAGATGCTGGACACTGCCGGAGGGGTCGATAATTCCCAAAGCTACCCGCCCTACAATATCGAGCGAACGGGCGACAACGCCTACCGCATCACCATGGCCGTCGCGGGCTTCGAGGACAGCGAACTGTCCATCGAATCGCGCGAGAACGTGCTGACCGTCCAGGGCGAGCGCAGCGAGCCGGAAGGCGAAGCGAACCGGTTCCTCCATCGCGGCATTGCAGGACGTGCTTTCGAGCGTCGTTTCCAGCTTGCCGAGCATGTCGAGGTCAAGGGCGCTACGCTGAAGAACGGGCTCCTTCATATCGACCTCGTCCGCATCATCCCCGAGGCCATGAAGCCCCGTCGCATCGAAATCGCAATCGCGGACAACGCGAATGCGAAGTCGCTCGAAGCGAATGCCGCCTAA
- a CDS encoding response regulator translates to MSKILLAEDDNDMRRFLAKALEKAGYEVTSYDNGASAYERLREEPFSLLLTDIVMPEMDGIELARRATELDPDLKVMFITGFAAVALNPDSKAPKDAKILSKPFHLRELVEEVGKLLQDAA, encoded by the coding sequence ATGTCGAAGATTCTGCTGGCCGAAGACGACAACGACATGCGGCGTTTCCTCGCCAAGGCGCTGGAGAAGGCCGGGTACGAGGTGACGTCTTACGACAACGGTGCCAGCGCCTATGAGCGCCTGCGGGAAGAGCCATTCTCCCTGCTGCTGACCGACATCGTCATGCCGGAAATGGACGGAATCGAGCTGGCCCGCCGGGCCACGGAGTTGGACCCGGACCTGAAGGTCATGTTCATCACGGGCTTTGCGGCAGTGGCCCTGAACCCCGATTCCAAGGCTCCCAAGGACGCCAAGATCCTGTCCAAGCCGTTCCATCTCCGCGAGCTGGTTGAAGAGGTCGGCAAGCTGCTGCAGGACGCCGCATGA
- a CDS encoding low specificity L-threonine aldolase yields the protein MIFSSDNWSGAHPAISASLARHAEGMAAAYGSSPLDTEVARRFDALFEREVAVFYVGTGTAANSLALSAFNRPGGVVLCHGEAHIMVDECGAPEFFAHGSRLAPVAGPGGMMEPAALKRALEGFDPAFVHGGRPVAVSISQSAESGALYAPATVGEIASNGHGLAVHMDGARFANAVAALGISPAEASWKAGVDVMSFGGTKNGCWCAEAIVFFDPDKAADFAFNHKRAGQLFSKSRFVSAQFDAYLTDDLWLSLASHANAMADGLRRGIETADNARSAWPTAANEVFAVLKRDAADRARAEGALFYDWHVGGDTPVGDDEVLVRLVASWSTSLEEVENLIRLIG from the coding sequence ATGATATTCTCTTCCGACAACTGGTCCGGTGCTCATCCGGCAATCTCCGCCTCCCTCGCGCGTCATGCGGAGGGCATGGCAGCCGCCTATGGCAGCAGTCCGCTCGATACGGAGGTGGCGCGCCGCTTCGACGCCCTCTTCGAGCGCGAGGTGGCTGTCTTTTACGTCGGCACCGGCACGGCAGCCAATTCGCTCGCGCTATCGGCGTTCAATCGTCCTGGCGGCGTGGTGCTGTGCCACGGCGAGGCCCATATCATGGTGGACGAGTGCGGTGCGCCCGAGTTCTTCGCCCACGGCTCCCGGCTTGCGCCCGTTGCCGGACCGGGCGGAATGATGGAGCCGGCGGCCCTGAAGCGAGCCCTGGAAGGCTTCGACCCTGCTTTCGTCCACGGCGGCAGGCCGGTTGCCGTATCGATCAGCCAGTCGGCCGAATCCGGGGCGCTCTATGCGCCTGCGACGGTCGGGGAGATTGCCTCCAACGGCCACGGCCTTGCCGTCCATATGGATGGCGCGCGCTTTGCCAACGCGGTGGCTGCCTTGGGGATATCGCCGGCCGAGGCCAGCTGGAAGGCCGGCGTGGACGTGATGTCGTTCGGCGGCACGAAGAATGGCTGCTGGTGCGCCGAGGCGATCGTGTTCTTCGATCCGGACAAAGCCGCCGACTTCGCCTTCAATCACAAGCGCGCGGGACAGCTTTTCTCGAAGTCGCGCTTCGTATCCGCCCAGTTCGACGCCTATCTTACCGACGATCTATGGCTCTCGCTGGCCAGCCATGCCAATGCCATGGCTGATGGCCTTCGCCGGGGTATCGAGACGGCCGACAACGCCCGTTCCGCCTGGCCGACAGCCGCCAACGAGGTCTTTGCGGTTCTGAAACGCGACGCCGCCGACCGCGCGCGCGCCGAAGGCGCCCTCTTCTACGACTGGCATGTCGGCGGGGATACGCCAGTGGGCGACGACGAGGTCCTGGTACGGCTGGTCGCAAGCTGGAGCACGAGCCTGGAGGAGGTCGAAAACTTGATCCGCCTGATCGGCTGA
- a CDS encoding DUF6790 family protein, whose amino-acid sequence MIASGIQLLLKNIPLVMLVAALVIASLRSEPDHAPTRFLNWLLLLSIGVESTWGGFFHVFFPHIASAQIGWEPSPFEFEIGISDMALGLTAIASFWRSLSFKSAVVAMATLSYAGVLIGHVQQAMAGDFAPDNMGILQAITLLHVILMPTLLYLSWKARSEHI is encoded by the coding sequence ATGATCGCATCCGGTATCCAGCTTCTGTTGAAAAACATCCCTCTCGTGATGCTGGTCGCAGCGTTGGTGATTGCCAGCCTGCGCTCCGAGCCGGATCATGCGCCGACGCGCTTTCTGAACTGGCTTCTGCTGTTATCGATTGGTGTCGAGTCCACATGGGGCGGCTTCTTCCATGTGTTCTTCCCGCATATCGCCTCAGCCCAGATCGGCTGGGAACCGAGCCCGTTCGAGTTCGAGATCGGTATTTCCGACATGGCGCTCGGTCTGACCGCAATCGCTTCCTTCTGGAGGTCGCTGTCGTTCAAGAGCGCCGTCGTGGCGATGGCGACGCTTTCATATGCGGGTGTACTGATCGGCCATGTGCAGCAGGCAATGGCCGGCGACTTTGCGCCGGACAACATGGGCATCCTGCAGGCCATCACGCTCCTGCACGTGATCCTGATGCCGACGCTCCTGTATCTGTCGTGGAAAGCCCGCTCCGAGCACATTTAA
- a CDS encoding acetolactate synthase large subunit, which produces MPKGSDLFVAALENEGVDRIFGVPGEENLDVLESLRNSRIELVLTRHEQAAAFMAATHGRLTGKPGVCLATLGPGALNFSTGAAYAHLGAMPMILITGQKPVMSAKQARFQIVDIVGSMKPLTKMTRQIVSPASIPAIVRDAFRVATEERPGPVHLELPEDVAGAEVDSVPLIPPHELVLPVARASVLDAAAGTILAAKRPLVMIGAAGNRPSLVDALSDFVARTRLPFFNTQMGKGAVTGGSNLYMGTAALSEGDYVHEAIERADLIIAIGHDTVEKPPFLMKSAGGPKVVHIGYQSATVEQVYHPDIEVIGDIAATVTALGERLEGRLRPDDAMLDLRKTILARINDRAEEDRFPITPQRIVHDVRAVMPEDGIVCLDNGMYKIWFARNYRTHVANTLLLDNALATMGAGLPSAMMAAMLHPGRRVMAVCGDGGFMMNSQELETAVRLRLNLVVVILNDSAYGMIRWKQAIDGFPDFGMSFGNPDFVRYAEAYGAKGSRVGAAQDLVPTLEAAFAGGGVHLVDVPIDYSENTRVLVDELRNRVPDIELT; this is translated from the coding sequence ATGCCCAAGGGATCCGACCTGTTCGTAGCGGCACTGGAGAACGAAGGCGTCGACCGGATCTTCGGCGTACCGGGAGAGGAGAACCTCGACGTCCTGGAATCGCTGCGGAACTCGCGCATCGAACTGGTGCTGACGCGTCACGAGCAGGCAGCCGCCTTCATGGCGGCGACGCACGGACGGCTGACGGGCAAGCCCGGCGTCTGCCTTGCCACGCTCGGCCCCGGCGCGCTGAATTTCTCGACCGGCGCCGCCTACGCCCATCTCGGCGCGATGCCGATGATCCTCATCACCGGCCAGAAGCCGGTGATGAGCGCCAAGCAGGCGCGATTCCAGATCGTCGATATCGTCGGCTCGATGAAGCCCCTCACCAAGATGACGCGTCAAATCGTCAGTCCGGCGAGCATCCCGGCCATCGTGCGGGACGCGTTTCGTGTGGCCACCGAAGAGCGGCCCGGCCCCGTCCATCTGGAACTGCCGGAAGATGTCGCCGGCGCAGAGGTGGACAGCGTTCCGCTGATTCCGCCGCACGAACTGGTCCTGCCTGTGGCACGGGCCAGCGTCCTGGATGCGGCCGCCGGGACCATCCTGGCGGCAAAACGCCCGCTGGTCATGATCGGCGCCGCCGGCAACCGGCCCTCGCTCGTCGACGCACTGTCCGATTTCGTCGCCCGCACCCGCCTGCCCTTCTTCAACACCCAGATGGGCAAGGGCGCGGTGACGGGCGGCTCCAACCTCTATATGGGCACCGCGGCGCTGTCCGAGGGCGATTATGTCCACGAGGCCATCGAGCGCGCCGACCTGATCATCGCCATCGGCCACGATACGGTGGAAAAGCCGCCCTTCCTGATGAAGAGCGCCGGGGGGCCGAAGGTCGTCCATATCGGTTACCAGTCCGCCACGGTGGAGCAGGTCTATCATCCCGACATCGAGGTGATCGGCGACATCGCGGCCACCGTCACGGCGCTCGGCGAACGGCTCGAAGGCCGGTTGCGGCCGGACGATGCCATGCTCGACCTGCGCAAGACCATCCTTGCCCGCATCAACGACCGCGCCGAGGAAGACCGGTTCCCGATCACGCCGCAGCGCATCGTCCACGACGTCCGCGCCGTGATGCCCGAAGACGGCATCGTGTGCCTCGACAACGGCATGTACAAGATCTGGTTCGCGCGGAACTACCGCACCCATGTCGCCAACACGCTGCTCCTGGACAATGCGCTCGCCACCATGGGGGCCGGACTGCCTTCGGCCATGATGGCGGCCATGCTCCATCCCGGTCGACGCGTCATGGCGGTCTGCGGCGATGGCGGCTTCATGATGAACTCGCAGGAACTGGAGACGGCGGTTCGGCTTCGGCTCAACCTCGTCGTCGTCATCCTGAACGACAGCGCCTACGGGATGATCCGCTGGAAGCAGGCCATCGACGGGTTCCCGGATTTCGGGATGAGCTTCGGCAATCCGGACTTCGTACGCTATGCCGAAGCGTACGGCGCCAAAGGCTCGCGCGTCGGCGCGGCGCAGGATCTGGTGCCGACCCTGGAGGCGGCCTTTGCCGGGGGCGGCGTGCATCTCGTCGACGTGCCGATCGACTATTCCGAAAATACCCGGGTGCTGGTCGACGAATTGCGCAACCGCGTTCCCGACATCGAACTGACCTGA
- a CDS encoding alpha/beta hydrolase, whose amino-acid sequence MDDRPTFFDTPGNPAPDRLSGGYVAAPNGRRLRYAVARPKGPSRGTVLLLPGRNECIEKYYETLGDLTARAFTVLTFDWRGQGGSDRLLKNPQKGHVSRLDHYYADFELIFRNVALPDCPGPYVILAHSLGGLIALRFMPRLANRIERIVCSAPLVGLPARGSVIGAMAAAMRWTGMGRLSLRRLKRLGPDWNIATNPLTSDPARFQRNRAIVEAAPHLSVNALTAAWLNATFRAMRRLENADFIAGLHVPTLIVTAGADRVVDSAAAERLAWRMRSGHVLSIPHARHELLQEQDLFRAPFLAAFEGFVESSMPMPDRNGVLPEPAV is encoded by the coding sequence ATGGACGATCGCCCGACATTCTTCGATACGCCCGGCAACCCGGCACCCGATCGCCTTTCCGGCGGGTATGTCGCCGCCCCGAACGGCCGCCGCCTGCGCTATGCCGTGGCGCGTCCGAAAGGGCCCTCCCGTGGCACCGTTCTGCTTCTGCCCGGCCGCAACGAGTGCATCGAGAAATATTACGAGACGCTGGGCGACCTTACCGCGCGCGCCTTCACCGTGCTGACTTTCGACTGGCGCGGACAGGGTGGCTCGGACCGCCTTCTGAAGAACCCTCAGAAGGGCCATGTCAGCCGGCTCGACCATTATTACGCCGATTTCGAGCTCATCTTCCGCAACGTCGCGCTGCCCGATTGCCCGGGGCCCTACGTGATCCTTGCCCATTCGCTCGGTGGATTGATCGCGTTGCGCTTCATGCCGCGCCTTGCCAACCGCATCGAGCGCATCGTCTGCTCGGCCCCGCTGGTCGGCCTGCCGGCACGCGGAAGCGTCATCGGAGCGATGGCGGCCGCCATGCGATGGACCGGAATGGGCCGCTTGTCCCTGCGCCGGCTCAAGCGGCTCGGCCCGGACTGGAACATCGCCACGAACCCGCTGACCAGCGATCCGGCCCGGTTTCAGCGCAACCGCGCCATCGTCGAAGCGGCGCCGCATCTCAGCGTGAACGCGCTGACGGCGGCCTGGCTCAACGCCACCTTCCGGGCGATGCGTCGGCTGGAGAATGCCGATTTCATCGCAGGGCTGCACGTTCCGACGCTGATCGTCACCGCCGGAGCCGACAGGGTTGTGGATTCCGCCGCGGCGGAGCGTCTGGCCTGGCGCATGCGCTCCGGCCATGTCCTGTCGATCCCGCATGCGCGGCACGAGCTGCTCCAAGAGCAGGACCTCTTCCGCGCGCCCTTCCTGGCGGCCTTCGAAGGCTTCGTGGAAAGCTCCATGCCGATGCCCGACCGGAACGGCGTTCTGCCCGAGCCTGCCGTATGA
- the hisN gene encoding histidinol-phosphatase has translation MTMPDADFLFRIADAAAGQTLPRFRQKLAIDNKVPGAFDPVTEADRQAERAITALIAAEFPDHAILGEEFGRQGDGDALWVIDPIDGTRPFISGVPVWGTLVGLTVGGKARAGIMSQPYIGERFWTVGDGAFMDGPAGQATLHVRDVGALENATLTTTNPRMFDGPMKERFAALEDKVRLSRYGLDCYAFAMLAAGHIDLCVETGLQPYDIVALIPIIEQAGGIVTTFDGGRAEGGGDVIAAATPQLHKAALALLNG, from the coding sequence ATGACCATGCCAGACGCCGACTTCCTGTTCCGTATCGCCGATGCCGCCGCTGGCCAGACACTTCCGCGCTTCCGGCAGAAGCTGGCCATCGACAACAAGGTGCCCGGTGCGTTCGACCCCGTGACGGAAGCGGACCGGCAGGCCGAAAGGGCGATCACCGCTCTCATCGCCGCCGAGTTTCCGGACCACGCCATCCTGGGGGAGGAGTTCGGACGGCAGGGCGACGGTGATGCGCTTTGGGTCATCGATCCCATCGACGGGACGCGTCCCTTCATTTCGGGCGTGCCGGTTTGGGGAACGCTCGTCGGATTGACGGTCGGCGGCAAGGCGCGCGCCGGCATCATGAGCCAGCCCTATATCGGCGAACGGTTCTGGACGGTGGGTGACGGCGCCTTCATGGACGGCCCCGCAGGCCAGGCCACCCTGCATGTGCGCGATGTCGGCGCGCTGGAAAACGCGACGCTCACCACCACCAATCCCCGCATGTTCGACGGCCCGATGAAGGAGCGTTTCGCGGCGCTGGAGGACAAGGTCCGCCTGTCACGCTACGGCCTCGACTGCTATGCCTTCGCCATGCTGGCGGCCGGCCATATCGACCTGTGCGTGGAAACCGGCCTGCAGCCCTACGACATCGTCGCCCTGATCCCCATCATCGAGCAGGCCGGTGGTATCGTCACCACCTTCGACGGCGGCAGGGCCGAGGGTGGCGGCGATGTCATCGCGGCCGCGACGCCGCAATTGCACAAAGCGGCGCTTGCCCTGCTGAACGGCTGA
- a CDS encoding Rmf/CrpP family protein, with protein MSKDAFAQGKLAFAHNLPMSSCEFPVGSSLRADWMSGWTEASNLSRKSAAKADPHPGMMGDGTEEQNLNQKGDPSARITEGEVRDAFGRH; from the coding sequence ATGTCCAAGGATGCATTTGCCCAGGGTAAGCTGGCCTTCGCGCACAACCTGCCCATGTCGTCCTGCGAGTTCCCGGTTGGATCCAGCCTGCGGGCCGACTGGATGTCCGGCTGGACGGAAGCCAGCAATCTTTCGCGCAAATCCGCGGCAAAGGCGGACCCGCACCCTGGAATGATGGGTGACGGAACCGAAGAGCAGAACCTGAACCAGAAGGGCGACCCATCGGCCCGCATCACCGAAGGCGAGGTCCGTGACGCCTTCGGGCGGCACTGA